A genomic region of bacterium contains the following coding sequences:
- a CDS encoding response regulator has translation MTEILIVDDNPINLKLTKLLLAKEGYRVLTAGSAEEALQSLENTRPRLILMDLQLPGMSGLELTAQLKADPAFQDLVIVAVTAYAMKGDEEKALASGCDGYISKPLDVQTFASQVAGYLKE, from the coding sequence GTGACCGAGATCCTCATCGTGGACGACAACCCGATCAACCTCAAGCTCACGAAACTCCTCTTGGCCAAGGAGGGCTACCGGGTCCTCACCGCCGGCTCCGCCGAGGAGGCCCTCCAGAGCCTGGAGAACACCCGGCCCCGGTTGATCCTGATGGACCTCCAACTGCCCGGCATGAGCGGGCTGGAGCTGACGGCCCAACTGAAGGCCGATCCGGCCTTCCAGGACCTGGTCATCGTGGCCGTGACCGCCTACGCCATGAAGGGCGACGAGGAGAAGGCCCTGGCTTCGGGCTGCGACGGCTATATCTCCAAGCCCCTGGACGTGCAGACCTTCGCGTCCCAGGTGGCGGGGTATTTGAAGGAATGA
- a CDS encoding ATP-binding protein, which yields MKKNKPRTGKTRGPGKRTHGPSARPRSEEALLRGLLAAAPDAMVIVGKDGGIVLSNAQAETLFDYPPDGLQGLKIEALVPARYQGGHPAHRGEYFHAPKIRPMGAGMDLYALKRDGSEFPAEISLSPIHTEEGVFVIAAVRDVSERRRVLEEENRRMQESNRLKGEFLANMSHELRTPLNAIIGFSELMVHEKVGPLSPDHKEYLGDILTSARHLLQLINDVLDLTKVEAGKMQFRPEKVDLSRSITEVKEILRGIAGPKKLDLVAQVDPALGTVVLDASKLKQVLYNFLSNAIKFTPEGGTVTVRALPEGNDRFRLEVEDTGIGIQEKDMHKLFIEFQQLDQGVAKKYAGTGLGLALTKRLVEAQGGAVSVRSVYGTGSVFTAVLPRDTSGNQA from the coding sequence ATGAAAAAGAACAAACCGAGAACCGGAAAGACCCGCGGCCCCGGGAAAAGGACACACGGCCCTTCCGCCCGTCCGAGATCGGAGGAGGCCCTGCTCCGGGGTCTTTTGGCCGCCGCCCCGGACGCCATGGTCATCGTGGGCAAGGACGGCGGGATCGTCCTCTCCAACGCCCAGGCCGAGACCCTCTTCGACTACCCGCCGGACGGACTTCAAGGCCTCAAGATCGAGGCCCTGGTCCCCGCCCGGTACCAGGGAGGCCACCCGGCCCACCGGGGCGAGTACTTCCACGCCCCCAAGATCCGGCCCATGGGCGCCGGGATGGACCTTTACGCCCTGAAAAGGGACGGGAGCGAGTTCCCCGCGGAGATATCGCTCAGCCCCATCCATACGGAGGAGGGCGTCTTCGTCATCGCCGCGGTCCGGGACGTCTCCGAGCGCCGGCGGGTGCTGGAGGAGGAGAACCGCCGCATGCAGGAATCCAACCGCCTCAAGGGCGAGTTCCTGGCCAACATGTCGCACGAACTGCGCACGCCCTTGAACGCCATCATCGGCTTCTCCGAGCTGATGGTGCATGAGAAGGTGGGGCCCCTCTCGCCGGACCACAAGGAATACCTGGGCGACATCCTCACCAGCGCCCGCCACCTGCTGCAGCTCATCAACGACGTGCTGGACCTCACCAAGGTGGAGGCGGGCAAGATGCAGTTCCGCCCCGAGAAGGTGGATCTTTCCCGTTCCATCACCGAGGTCAAGGAGATCCTGCGGGGCATCGCCGGACCCAAGAAGCTGGACCTGGTGGCCCAGGTGGACCCGGCCCTGGGGACGGTGGTGCTGGACGCCTCCAAGCTCAAGCAGGTCCTCTATAATTTCCTCTCCAACGCCATCAAGTTCACCCCCGAGGGCGGGACGGTGACCGTCCGGGCCCTGCCCGAGGGGAACGACCGGTTCCGCCTGGAGGTGGAGGACACGGGCATCGGGATCCAGGAAAAGGACATGCACAAGCTCTTCATCGAGTTCCAGCAGCTCGACCAGGGGGTCGCCAAGAAATACGCGGGCACGGGCCTGGGACTGGCCCTCACCAAGCGTCTGGTGGAGGCCCAGGGGGGCGCGGTCTCGGTCCGGAGCGTTTATGGGACGGGGAGCGTTTTCACCGCGGTCCTGCCCCGGGACACCTCTGGAAACCAAGCATGA
- a CDS encoding glutathione peroxidase has product MSIHPFQAKTIDGKEIALSQYRGKALLIVNVASRCGFTPQYEGLEALYKKYKDRGFEILGFPCNQFGSQEPGTETEIKQFCDLNYGVTFPLFAKIDVNGPNAHPLYKYLTSEKPGILGTEAIKWNFTKFLIGKDGEPVKRYASAATPASLEADVEAVLNK; this is encoded by the coding sequence ATGTCCATCCATCCATTCCAAGCCAAGACCATCGACGGGAAGGAAATCGCCCTTTCCCAATACCGGGGCAAGGCCCTTTTGATCGTGAACGTGGCCAGCCGTTGCGGCTTCACCCCGCAATACGAGGGCTTGGAGGCGCTTTACAAGAAATACAAGGACCGGGGGTTCGAGATCCTGGGCTTCCCCTGCAACCAATTCGGTTCCCAGGAGCCCGGGACCGAGACGGAAATTAAACAGTTCTGCGACCTGAACTACGGGGTGACCTTCCCGCTCTTCGCCAAGATCGACGTGAACGGGCCCAACGCCCATCCCCTCTATAAGTACCTGACCTCGGAGAAACCCGGCATCCTGGGCACCGAGGCCATCAAATGGAACTTCACCAAGTTCCTCATCGGCAAGGACGGCGAACCCGTCAAGCGTTACGCCTCGGCGGCCACCCCCGCCAGCCTGGAAGCGGACGTCGAAGCGGTCCTTAACAAGTAG